The following coding sequences lie in one Burkholderia cepacia genomic window:
- a CDS encoding P-II family nitrogen regulator, giving the protein MKLITAIIKPFKLDETREALSALGVSGITVTEVKGFGRQKGHTELYRGAEYVVDFLPKMKIEAAVSDDLVDQAVEAIERAARTGKIGDGKIFVTQIEQVIRIRTGETGADAL; this is encoded by the coding sequence ATGAAACTCATTACCGCAATCATCAAGCCGTTCAAGCTCGATGAGACGCGCGAGGCGCTGTCGGCCCTCGGCGTCTCCGGCATCACGGTGACGGAGGTGAAAGGGTTCGGGCGCCAGAAGGGGCACACCGAGCTGTATCGCGGCGCCGAATACGTGGTCGATTTCCTGCCGAAGATGAAGATCGAGGCGGCCGTGTCGGACGATCTCGTCGACCAGGCGGTGGAAGCGATCGAGCGGGCCGCGCGCACCGGCAAGATCGGCGACGGCAAGATCTTCGTGACGCAGATCGAGCAGGTAATCCGGATTCGCACCGGGGAGACCGGCGCTGACGCGCTGTAA
- a CDS encoding ammonium transporter, producing the protein MRKLLMSLLMAGSLIAAGVGPALADDAASAAAASAPAATASDASAAAAPAASAPAATDASATAAAAAPASGATDASAAAAASAPAAPAAPTAPFSVDSSKINSGDTAWMLTSTALVLFMTIPGLALFYAGMVRKKNVLATVMQSFAITAVITVLWTVVGYSLAFTPGNGFIGGLSRAFLHGMNYIHGDKATTLTVSHLAPTIPESVYFVYQMTFAIITPALICGAFADRMKFSAMLVFMTLWSLIVYVPIAHMVWEPTGWLSSDGVLDFAGGTVVHINAGIAGLVSCLMLGKRVGFGRESMAPHNLVLTMIGGSMLWVGWFGFNAGSAVAADGRAGFAMLTTQVATACAALGWMFAEWLTHGKPSVLGIVSGAVAGLVAITPAAGFVGVPGALVIGIAAGVVCFWSATWLKSKLGYDDSLDAFGVHGVGGILGALLTGVFAVKDIGGADGSLLLQAKGVLITLVYSGVLSFVLLKLIDITMGLRVSEEEEREGLDVVLHGEHVE; encoded by the coding sequence ATGCGCAAACTTTTGATGTCCCTGCTGATGGCCGGCTCGCTGATTGCGGCTGGCGTCGGCCCCGCGCTCGCCGACGACGCGGCGTCCGCCGCGGCTGCGTCCGCGCCCGCCGCCACGGCTTCCGACGCATCGGCCGCTGCCGCGCCGGCCGCTTCGGCACCGGCTGCCACCGACGCATCGGCGACTGCCGCTGCCGCCGCACCGGCCTCGGGCGCCACCGACGCGTCGGCCGCCGCCGCCGCGTCGGCACCGGCCGCCCCCGCCGCACCGACCGCACCGTTCTCCGTCGATTCGTCGAAGATCAACTCGGGCGACACCGCGTGGATGCTGACCTCCACCGCGCTCGTGCTGTTCATGACGATCCCCGGTCTCGCGCTGTTCTACGCCGGCATGGTCCGCAAGAAGAACGTGCTCGCGACCGTGATGCAGAGCTTCGCGATCACCGCGGTGATCACGGTGCTGTGGACGGTGGTCGGCTACAGCCTCGCGTTCACGCCGGGCAACGGCTTCATCGGCGGACTGTCGCGCGCGTTCCTGCACGGGATGAACTACATCCACGGCGACAAGGCGACGACGCTGACCGTCAGCCACCTGGCGCCGACGATTCCGGAATCGGTCTACTTCGTCTACCAGATGACGTTCGCGATCATCACGCCGGCACTGATCTGCGGCGCGTTCGCCGACCGGATGAAGTTCTCGGCGATGCTCGTGTTCATGACGCTCTGGTCGCTGATCGTCTACGTGCCGATCGCGCACATGGTGTGGGAGCCGACCGGCTGGCTGTCGTCGGACGGCGTGCTCGACTTCGCGGGCGGCACCGTCGTGCACATCAACGCCGGTATCGCGGGCCTCGTGTCGTGCCTGATGCTCGGCAAGCGCGTCGGCTTCGGCCGTGAATCGATGGCGCCGCACAACCTCGTGCTGACGATGATCGGCGGCTCGATGCTGTGGGTCGGCTGGTTCGGCTTCAACGCGGGTTCCGCGGTCGCGGCCGATGGCCGTGCCGGGTTCGCGATGCTGACGACGCAAGTCGCGACGGCCTGCGCGGCGCTCGGCTGGATGTTTGCCGAATGGCTCACGCACGGCAAGCCGTCGGTGCTCGGCATCGTGTCGGGCGCGGTCGCGGGTCTGGTTGCGATCACGCCGGCGGCCGGTTTCGTCGGCGTGCCGGGTGCGCTGGTGATCGGTATCGCCGCGGGTGTCGTGTGCTTCTGGTCCGCGACGTGGCTGAAGTCGAAGCTCGGCTACGACGATTCGCTCGACGCGTTCGGCGTGCACGGCGTGGGCGGGATTCTCGGCGCGTTGCTGACGGGCGTGTTCGCGGTCAAGGACATCGGCGGCGCCGACGGCAGCCTGCTGCTGCAGGCCAAGGGCGTGCTGATCACGCTGGTCTACAGCGGCGTGCTGAGCTTCGTGCTGCTGAAGCTGATCGACATCACGATGGGCCTGCGCGTGTCCGAAGAGGAAGAGCGCGAAGGCCTCGACGTGGTCCTGCACGGCGAGCATGTCGAATAA
- the gshB gene encoding glutathione synthase has product MDILFIADPLERFKIYKDSTYAMMAEAVRRGHAVYACEPNHLAWTGSSVEADVRRITFVGELDDLHRETWFDAGPVDARRLESFGAVLMRKDPPFDMEYVTSTWLLELAERAGARVFNKAQSIRDHSEKLAIGEFPQFVAPTLVTRDAKRLRAFHAEHGDVILKPLDGMGGMGVFRVKPDGMNLGSIIEMLSHDGTRSVMAQKFIPEIKAGDKRILLIGGEAVPYSLARIPQGSEVRGNLAAGGLGVAQPLTARDREIAETLGPVLASRGLLLVGLDAIGDWLTEVNVTSPTCFREIMEQTGFDVAAMFIDALERAAG; this is encoded by the coding sequence ATGGACATTCTCTTTATCGCCGACCCGCTCGAGCGCTTCAAGATCTACAAGGATTCGACCTACGCGATGATGGCCGAGGCCGTGCGCCGCGGGCATGCGGTGTACGCATGCGAGCCGAACCACCTCGCGTGGACGGGTTCCTCGGTCGAGGCCGACGTGCGGCGCATCACGTTCGTCGGCGAGCTGGACGACCTGCATCGCGAGACCTGGTTCGACGCGGGCCCGGTCGATGCGCGCCGTCTCGAATCGTTCGGCGCGGTGCTGATGCGCAAGGATCCGCCGTTCGACATGGAGTACGTGACGTCGACCTGGCTGCTCGAACTCGCCGAGCGCGCGGGCGCCCGCGTGTTCAACAAGGCGCAGTCGATCCGCGACCATTCGGAGAAGCTCGCGATCGGCGAGTTTCCGCAGTTCGTCGCGCCGACACTGGTCACGCGCGACGCGAAACGGCTGCGCGCGTTCCACGCCGAGCACGGCGACGTGATCCTGAAGCCGCTCGACGGGATGGGCGGGATGGGCGTGTTCCGCGTGAAGCCGGACGGCATGAACCTCGGTTCGATCATCGAGATGCTGAGCCACGACGGCACGCGCTCGGTGATGGCGCAGAAATTCATTCCCGAGATCAAGGCCGGCGACAAGCGCATCCTGCTGATCGGCGGCGAGGCCGTGCCGTATTCGCTCGCGCGGATTCCGCAGGGCAGCGAGGTGCGCGGTAATCTGGCCGCTGGCGGGCTGGGCGTCGCGCAGCCGCTGACGGCCCGCGATCGCGAGATCGCCGAGACGCTCGGCCCGGTGCTCGCGTCGCGCGGGCTGCTGCTGGTCGGCCTCGATGCGATCGGCGACTGGCTGACCGAGGTGAACGTCACGAGCCCGACGTGCTTCCGCGAGATCATGGAGCAAACGGGCTTCGACGTCGCCGCGATGTTCATCGACGCGCTGGAGCGTGCGGCCGGGTAG
- the gshA gene encoding glutamate--cysteine ligase codes for MVPHLVTALNGPLLELEQKILDATPAIERWFRLEWQEHTPPFYCSVDLRNAGFKLAPVDANLFPGAFNNLPSEVLPLAVQAAMAAIEKICPDAKNLLVIPELPTRNAFYLENVARLATIMRQAGLNVRFGSLDPSITDMTPITLADGQKIVLEPLDRSQRRLGLKNFDPCSILLNNDLSAGIPAVLENLHEQYLLPPLHAGWAVRRKSTHFSCYDDVAKKFAKMVGVDPWMVNPYFSHVEGVDWQAHEGEQALAEAIDSVLKKIARKYREYGISEKPYVVVKADAGTAGRGVMTVHDAAEIGRMSKAERAQMAESKAGLAVRDVIVQEGVYTFERVGDEVAEPVVYMIDRYVVGGFYRTHGGRERDQNLNAPGMHYVPLGFEHTALPDAGAKPGAAPPNRFYMYGVVARLSLIASSIELEKTDPEAIQV; via the coding sequence ATGGTTCCCCACCTCGTTACCGCGTTGAACGGTCCGCTGCTCGAGCTCGAGCAGAAGATCCTCGACGCGACGCCTGCAATCGAACGCTGGTTCAGGCTCGAATGGCAGGAACACACCCCGCCGTTCTATTGTTCGGTGGACCTGCGCAACGCCGGCTTCAAGCTGGCGCCCGTCGACGCGAACCTGTTCCCCGGCGCGTTCAACAATCTGCCGTCCGAAGTGCTACCGCTTGCCGTGCAGGCGGCGATGGCCGCGATCGAGAAGATCTGCCCGGACGCGAAGAACCTGCTCGTGATTCCCGAGCTGCCGACCCGCAACGCGTTCTACCTCGAAAACGTCGCGCGCCTCGCGACGATCATGCGCCAGGCCGGCCTGAACGTGCGTTTCGGCTCGCTCGACCCGAGCATCACCGACATGACGCCGATCACGCTGGCTGACGGCCAGAAGATCGTGCTCGAACCGCTGGATCGTTCGCAGCGCCGCCTCGGCCTGAAGAATTTCGATCCGTGCTCGATCCTGCTGAACAACGACCTGTCGGCCGGCATCCCGGCCGTGCTGGAAAACCTGCACGAGCAGTACCTGCTGCCGCCGCTGCACGCGGGCTGGGCCGTGCGTCGCAAGTCGACGCATTTTTCGTGCTACGACGACGTCGCGAAGAAGTTCGCGAAGATGGTCGGCGTCGATCCGTGGATGGTGAATCCGTATTTCTCGCACGTGGAAGGCGTCGACTGGCAGGCGCATGAAGGCGAGCAGGCGCTCGCCGAAGCAATCGACAGCGTACTGAAGAAGATTGCGCGCAAGTACCGCGAATACGGGATCAGCGAGAAGCCGTACGTCGTCGTGAAGGCCGACGCGGGCACCGCAGGGCGCGGCGTGATGACGGTGCACGACGCGGCCGAGATCGGCCGGATGTCGAAGGCCGAGCGCGCGCAGATGGCCGAGTCGAAGGCCGGCCTCGCGGTGCGCGACGTGATCGTGCAGGAAGGCGTCTATACGTTCGAGCGCGTCGGCGACGAAGTGGCCGAGCCTGTCGTGTACATGATCGACCGCTACGTGGTCGGCGGTTTCTACCGCACGCACGGCGGCCGCGAGCGCGACCAGAACCTGAACGCGCCCGGCATGCACTACGTGCCGCTCGGCTTCGAGCACACCGCGCTGCCGGATGCCGGCGCGAAGCCGGGTGCCGCGCCGCCGAACCGTTTCTACATGTACGGCGTCGTCGCGCGGCTGTCGCTGATCGCGTCGTCGATCGAACTGGAAAAGACCGATCCCGAAGCCATCCAGGTATAA